In Rouxiella sp. WC2420, the following proteins share a genomic window:
- a CDS encoding AsmA family protein has protein sequence MTRTGKALSWTAGILVILVVAIIIFIALFDWNRLKPMINQKVSTELNRPFAIKGDLGVDWSRQKDEGGWRAWVPWPHLHAEDIVLGNPEDVPGDKPMVHLQRVDASLSPLALLDKEVLIPRIWLKQPDASLIRLADGKNNWTFNLANSDSKDTNQPPSAWSFKMNDIVFDRGQIDFKDATLKADFRAVIDPLGKPLPYVEVTGKQTDKNSKDKGKPYTPDYVFGWKVDGKYKGEPLSGDGKIGGMLALQDPDARFPLQADVRSGKTRVVVAGTLTDPLNLGALDLRLKFSGQTLSDLYGLTGVLLPQTPPYETDGHLIAELHDKNGAKFQYQGFNGEIGDSDIHGSLTYTASKPRPSLNGELSSNQLRFADLAPLIGADSNTDKAKRGETTRQPSDKVLPVEKFDTKSWRVMDADVKFSAKRIEHGKSLPLSDLNTHLKLNDGDLLLDPLRFGFAGGSLNSTVRLEGDKSPMQGRVDMHARGLQLKELVPNVQSMKKSLGQLNGDAKLSGTGNSVAALLGTSNGEMKLLINDGVISRGLMEIAGLNVGNYVVAKLFGDDEVAINCAAADVNIKSGLARPSLLVFDTENAVINISGTTNFANERLDLSIDPESKGLRVLTLRSPLYVRGTFKSPDAGVKPGPLIARGAAAVALGAIVAPAAALLALISPSDNESNQCGAILQKMKAAK, from the coding sequence ATGACACGCACAGGAAAAGCGCTGAGTTGGACGGCTGGAATACTGGTCATTCTGGTAGTCGCTATCATTATTTTTATAGCGCTATTCGACTGGAACCGCCTGAAACCCATGATTAACCAGAAAGTATCGACTGAACTGAACCGACCCTTCGCCATTAAGGGTGATTTAGGCGTTGATTGGTCGCGTCAAAAAGATGAAGGCGGGTGGCGCGCCTGGGTGCCATGGCCGCATCTCCATGCCGAAGATATTGTATTGGGTAACCCGGAAGATGTTCCCGGCGATAAACCCATGGTGCATTTACAGCGCGTTGACGCCAGTCTGTCTCCCTTGGCGCTGCTCGATAAAGAAGTTTTAATCCCTCGTATCTGGTTGAAACAACCCGACGCGTCGCTTATCCGCCTTGCCGATGGCAAAAATAACTGGACCTTTAATCTCGCCAATAGCGACAGCAAAGATACTAATCAGCCGCCTTCCGCCTGGTCGTTCAAAATGAATGACATTGTGTTCGACCGTGGGCAAATCGATTTCAAGGACGCGACTCTTAAAGCCGATTTTCGTGCGGTAATTGATCCGTTGGGCAAGCCATTGCCCTATGTTGAGGTGACCGGCAAACAAACCGATAAAAACAGCAAAGACAAGGGCAAACCTTATACTCCGGACTATGTGTTTGGCTGGAAGGTTGATGGTAAATACAAAGGGGAGCCACTGTCGGGCGACGGCAAGATTGGCGGCATGCTGGCCTTGCAGGACCCGGATGCGCGTTTCCCACTCCAGGCCGATGTACGCTCGGGTAAAACTCGTGTAGTGGTCGCCGGAACGTTAACCGATCCGCTAAATTTAGGGGCGCTAGATTTACGGCTGAAATTCTCCGGGCAAACGCTGTCCGATCTTTATGGCCTGACTGGCGTGCTGTTACCGCAGACTCCGCCGTATGAAACTGACGGGCACCTTATCGCTGAGTTACACGATAAAAACGGTGCTAAATTCCAATATCAGGGCTTTAACGGCGAGATTGGCGACAGCGATATCCATGGTTCCCTGACCTACACCGCCAGCAAGCCGCGTCCTAGTTTGAACGGCGAGCTGTCTTCCAACCAGCTGCGCTTTGCCGATCTCGCGCCGCTTATCGGTGCCGATTCCAATACGGATAAAGCCAAACGTGGTGAAACGACCCGTCAGCCTTCCGACAAAGTCCTGCCGGTTGAGAAATTTGATACCAAGAGTTGGCGTGTGATGGATGCCGATGTGAAATTCAGCGCCAAGCGCATCGAGCACGGCAAGTCTCTGCCGCTAAGCGATTTGAATACCCATCTCAAATTAAATGACGGCGACCTGCTGCTAGATCCGCTGCGCTTCGGATTTGCTGGCGGCAGTCTGAATTCTACTGTCAGACTCGAGGGTGATAAATCGCCGATGCAGGGCCGAGTTGATATGCACGCCCGTGGTTTGCAGCTAAAAGAGTTGGTGCCTAATGTGCAATCGATGAAGAAAAGCCTGGGTCAGCTTAACGGCGATGCCAAGCTTTCCGGCACCGGTAACTCAGTAGCGGCACTGCTCGGAACCAGTAACGGTGAGATGAAACTGTTGATTAACGACGGCGTTATCAGCCGTGGTTTGATGGAGATTGCGGGCCTGAATGTCGGTAACTACGTGGTTGCCAAACTATTTGGCGATGATGAAGTCGCGATCAACTGTGCAGCAGCCGACGTGAATATCAAGAGCGGTCTGGCGCGGCCAAGCCTGCTGGTATTCGATACAGAAAATGCCGTAATCAATATCAGCGGCACCACAAACTTTGCCAATGAGCGTCTGGATTTGTCGATTGACCCAGAAAGCAAAGGCCTGCGAGTGCTGACTCTACGTTCTCCGCTCTACGTGCGCGGGACCTTTAAAAG